A part of Sulfurifustis variabilis genomic DNA contains:
- a CDS encoding DNA-binding domain-containing protein produces MPSLHELQSRFAAALLGDPADVLPHVQAHRFPPERLLQVYRNNVTATLVDALGDIYPVVRRLVGPDFFGFAARAYLRANLPTGGNLHDYGDRFAGFLCLFEPARDLDYLGDVARLDWARHRAFHAADADALPLDALARVEPSRYPALRFTLHPSVSLVASPYPLLRIWEVNQPDQSGDQEVDLAEGGVSLLVIRRGLAVEIESLDRGEFALLTSLAKGLTLERAAVKALAATPDLRLDRVLRRHVAGQTIVDFTIKD; encoded by the coding sequence ATGCCCTCGCTGCATGAGCTGCAGTCGCGCTTCGCCGCGGCGCTGCTGGGAGATCCGGCGGACGTTCTGCCGCACGTCCAGGCCCATCGGTTCCCGCCCGAGCGGCTGCTCCAGGTCTACCGCAACAACGTGACGGCCACGCTCGTCGACGCGCTCGGGGACATCTACCCCGTGGTGCGGCGACTCGTGGGTCCGGACTTCTTCGGGTTCGCCGCGCGCGCCTACCTGCGCGCGAACCTGCCGACGGGCGGAAACCTGCACGACTACGGCGACCGTTTCGCCGGCTTCCTGTGCCTCTTCGAGCCCGCCCGCGATCTCGACTACCTCGGCGACGTGGCGCGCCTCGATTGGGCACGGCATCGCGCGTTCCACGCCGCCGACGCCGATGCGCTCCCGCTCGACGCGCTTGCGCGGGTCGAGCCGTCGCGTTACCCGGCGCTTCGCTTCACGCTCCATCCTTCCGTGTCGCTCGTCGCGTCGCCGTACCCGCTTCTCCGGATATGGGAAGTCAACCAGCCGGACCAGAGCGGCGATCAGGAGGTGGACCTGGCCGAAGGCGGGGTGTCGCTGCTCGTCATCCGGCGCGGTCTGGCCGTCGAGATCGAATCGCTCGATCGCGGCGAGTTCGCGCTCCTGACGTCGCTCGCCAAGGGCCTGACCCTCGAGCGCGCGGCGGTCAAGGCCCTGGCGGCGACGCCCGATCTCCGGCTCGATCGCGTGCTGCGGCGGCACGTCGCCGGACAAACAATCGTCGACTTCACCATCAAGGACTAG
- a CDS encoding DoxX family protein, which translates to MNAVVHSLQGVRSVARGLEWLAPVGDLAIRLWVANVFWRSGLTKIGSWDTTVLLFTHEYSVPLLPPETAALLAVVIELVFPVLLAFGLAGRFSALVLFLFNAAAVVSYPALADAGLRDHTVWGLMLLVPLLHGPGKLSLDALVARRWPAPSR; encoded by the coding sequence ATGAATGCCGTCGTTCATTCTCTGCAAGGCGTCCGCTCGGTCGCGCGCGGGCTGGAGTGGCTGGCCCCGGTCGGCGACCTCGCGATCCGGCTGTGGGTCGCGAACGTCTTCTGGCGCTCCGGGCTGACGAAGATCGGGAGCTGGGACACGACCGTGCTGCTCTTCACCCACGAGTATAGCGTGCCGCTGCTCCCGCCCGAGACGGCCGCGCTGCTCGCGGTCGTGATCGAGCTGGTGTTTCCCGTGCTCCTCGCCTTCGGGCTCGCCGGTCGCTTCAGCGCGCTCGTGCTGTTCCTGTTCAACGCGGCGGCCGTCGTGTCCTATCCCGCGCTCGCGGACGCGGGCCTGCGGGATCACACCGTCTGGGGGCTGATGCTGCTCGTTCCGTTGCTGCACGGGCCCGGCAAGCTCTCGCTCGATGCGCTCGTCGCGCGGCGATGGCCCGCGCCATCGCGCTGA
- a CDS encoding peptide MFS transporter, whose product MKTSLPAPFAMTRAHPAGLRTLFFAEMWERFSFYGMRALLVLYLVSSLEFPREQALQVYATYTGLVYLTPILGGYLADRWLGARRAVLIGGIVMALGHFTMAFPTLLYPALGLLVVGNGFFKPNISTMVGALYEEGDARRDSGFTLFYMGINIGAFLSPFVCGTLGEVYGWHYGFAAAGVGMLFGLGVFLHGQRRLGAAGLPPVRSPAQAALRPEDWFTVGAVVFACAAFVFGFVAAWPVLRTGWQSLSHVGQGTAALTLALAALAAPRVLSRERPAPMTPEERGRIAAILITALFVIFFWMGFEQAGGTMNLFAYQLTDRVIFDLEIPASWFQAVNPLLIIALAPFFAAFWVRIDRSRFAMSSVVKQAVGILILGLGFVVLAAGHERAALYGKVGPSWLLGAYALFTVGELFLSPIGLSMVTKLAPARLVSLMMGLWFAAIATASYLAGILESLLSGTGIPLYWFLVGSSLGAGGLLLLLSPFIHRLMRGVR is encoded by the coding sequence ATGAAAACCAGCCTCCCTGCCCCGTTTGCGATGACCCGAGCCCATCCCGCCGGCCTGCGCACGCTCTTCTTCGCGGAGATGTGGGAGCGCTTCAGCTTCTACGGCATGCGCGCGTTGCTCGTGCTCTACCTCGTGAGCAGCCTGGAGTTCCCCCGCGAGCAGGCGCTTCAGGTCTACGCGACCTATACCGGGCTCGTCTACCTCACGCCCATCCTCGGGGGCTACCTCGCCGACCGCTGGCTGGGGGCGCGGCGCGCGGTGCTGATCGGCGGGATCGTCATGGCGCTCGGTCATTTCACGATGGCCTTCCCGACGCTGCTCTACCCCGCGCTCGGGCTCCTCGTGGTCGGCAACGGCTTCTTCAAGCCGAACATCTCCACGATGGTCGGCGCACTCTACGAGGAGGGCGACGCGCGCCGCGACAGCGGATTCACGCTCTTCTACATGGGTATCAACATCGGCGCCTTTCTCTCGCCGTTCGTGTGCGGGACGCTGGGCGAGGTGTACGGGTGGCACTACGGCTTCGCGGCCGCGGGCGTCGGCATGCTGTTCGGGCTCGGCGTGTTCCTCCACGGGCAGCGCCGGCTCGGCGCGGCCGGCCTGCCGCCGGTGCGATCGCCCGCGCAGGCCGCACTGCGTCCCGAGGACTGGTTCACCGTGGGCGCGGTCGTCTTCGCCTGCGCCGCCTTCGTCTTCGGTTTCGTGGCCGCCTGGCCGGTGCTGCGCACCGGGTGGCAGAGCCTGTCGCACGTCGGTCAGGGCACGGCCGCGTTGACGCTCGCCCTCGCCGCCCTCGCCGCGCCGCGCGTGCTGTCGCGCGAGCGCCCGGCGCCGATGACGCCCGAGGAGCGCGGCCGCATCGCCGCGATCCTGATCACCGCGCTCTTCGTGATCTTCTTCTGGATGGGCTTCGAGCAGGCGGGCGGGACGATGAACCTCTTCGCGTACCAGCTCACCGACCGCGTGATTTTCGACCTGGAGATCCCGGCGAGCTGGTTCCAGGCGGTCAACCCCCTCCTGATCATCGCGCTCGCGCCGTTCTTCGCCGCCTTCTGGGTCCGGATCGACCGCTCGCGTTTCGCCATGTCGTCCGTGGTCAAACAGGCGGTCGGCATCCTGATCCTCGGCCTCGGCTTCGTCGTCCTCGCGGCCGGGCACGAGCGCGCGGCGCTCTACGGCAAGGTCGGGCCTTCGTGGCTCCTGGGCGCCTACGCGCTCTTCACGGTCGGCGAGCTCTTTCTTTCGCCCATCGGGTTGTCGATGGTCACGAAGCTCGCCCCCGCCCGCCTCGTGTCGCTGATGATGGGGCTCTGGTTCGCGGCGATCGCGACCGCGAGCTACCTCGCCGGCATTCTCGAGTCGCTTCTGTCGGGAACCGGAATACCGCTCTACTGGTTCCTGGTCGGCAGCTCGCTCGGCGCCGGCGGGCTGCTGCTGCTCCTCTCGCCGTTCATTCACCGGCTGATGCGCGGCGTGCGCTAG